A genome region from Cutaneotrichosporon cavernicola HIS019 DNA, chromosome: 5 includes the following:
- the ATG26 gene encoding uncharacterized protein (Involved in the biosynthesis of sterol glucoside) gives MDPGEIEQKPPVEAPQSTTAPPEMLLETSETTVSAVSPSPPPITAPDPAPPVMLESPFMSEPEVAERSPTPKGPLADPNLTPIPRTRGTFFPRFAPLPERQGTARPREYRRAPRMDEAVHDQKLSEMGSIRMGTSALISALSALPLEADESSISSDEEVETKSLPPHRPKISRMHSSLLTLRPMAPATEGELYSTRSQPATSRSPPRDNHSPLRSARSPPDSPESRHHKLTFPYKENVISRRARAPSITELKYQHAPASPELAREDLLGPGRITCTETLREIATGTAEVSEPVEEIEGSAIGRPERGHLAVESESTPQMLQSVFGLADQEELIEEMHCWLLRTEMLQGYMYLTRRHICFFAKVSQTENDKTIKSGPLWKKASRTKMSTRFWVTLRNDVLSWYDSPNDPYFPKGNVSLQYALNCDLVDETRFKVRLPERHYNFQSDTPANAQEWVRVIQKSIVKLQNEGQGVKLIIPWEAVYEVERSPTLEFAETIEIKVVDSEDAMSLDSYFFASFPDNDYAYDLLQTLLRERPVSELPPPAAPRPKPTDQKRDSRSRFSLTNLSSALPIHIPKFASDKRDADHDRVPIAPPTVLDLPQSGTESVVNHSEPNSEMSEDDEAKPRIKGYPPRPSGPTPPGMVSTPSGWAATDWIRRGSAQLFGPSPGSRLPPPRRRVTRRGSVTEVVEGYAFESTDESDSEPARSRTRHSIPRLMSTATELSLPTQEDSVAKQFRKTFALPEKEILLDHMSGSLYRVLPVSGRFFVSTNYFCFRSSGLLSKTKMIVPIRQLYGMKAQKAFRFGHHALIVIIKGYEELFLEFHSADRRDELMTLLEERMDDVREAGQAIKAIETTLGETAALTDDMGGSVQADAAIGSMFDSATSSFLQFKPEPMTIVCLTIGSRGDVQPYIALCKGLQAEGHTCRIATHAEYQAWVEGHGIGFAPVGGDPAKLMELCVDNGMFTISFLKEGLQMFRGWLDELLNESWLACQGADLLIESPSAMAGIHIADALRIPYYRAFTMPWTRTRAYPQAFAVPEHKRGGSYNYMTYVMFDNVFWRAIAGQVNHWRKNVLKIDATTFDKMAQDKVPFLYNFSPSVVPPPMDWTEWIHVCGYWFLDNADGKKDWTPPDGIVDFIENAHARGKKVVYIGFGSIVVSDPQEMTRCVVQGVMDSGVCAILSKGWSDRGSRGKTNHSEVGDSIADGADGVELPPEIFSVDAIDHSWLFPRIDAACHHGGAGTTAASLRAGIPTIIKPFFGDQFFWAERVESLGVGTGLRQLTYEGLARALVEATTNERQIAKAKIVGQTIRAEDGVQRAIEAIYRDLEYARSLIPHEEDPYSIRAGLPLTLSRTPSRQDSSHTPSRSGSHTHSRTSSLGDILTHSHSRTRSTEGMRSDGSWSVVSDGGASHSDSDEHHHRVPVLGSLVGHISSAINRAETRK, from the exons ATGGACCCCGGAGAGATCGAACAGAAACCTCCAGTGGAGGCACCACAATCCACGACCGCGCCACCAGAGATGTTACTCGAAACGAGCGAAACAACAGTCTCAGCAGTGTCACCATCCCCGCCACCCATAACAGCACCCGACCCGGCACCACCAGTGATGCTCGAGTCGCCGTTCATGAGCGAACCTGAAGTGGCTGAACGCTCTCCGACGCCAAAGGGgccgctcgccgacccAAACCTAACACCTATCCCCCGGACTCGCGGCACGTTCTTCCCCCGCTTCGCTCCTCTGCCCGAACGGCAAGGTActgcgaggccgagggaATATCGGCGCGCACCGAGAATGGATGAGGCCGTGCACGACCAGAAGTTATCTGAGATGGGTTCA ATCCGTATGGGCACGTCCGCGCTCATCTCGGCTCTTTCAGCCCTACCTctggaggcggacgagtCGTCTATATCGTCtgatgaggaggttgagacGAAGAGCCTCCCACCGCATCGGCCGAAGA TCTCGCGCATGCACTCATCGCTGCTGACGCTCCGCCCCATGGCACCCGCAACTGAGGGCGAGCTGTACAGCACAAGATCTCAGCCAGCCACATCGCGTAGCCCACCCAGGGATAACCACAGTCCTCTTAGGAGCGCCCGCAGCCCACCAGACAGTCCCGAGTCGCGGCACCACAAGCTTACATTTCCATACAAGGAGAATGTGATCTCGCGGCGGGCACGCGCACCGAGCATAACCGAACTCAAGTACCAGCACGCACCAGCGAGCCCTGAGTTGGCACGTGAGGACCTGCTGGGACCAGGGCGCATAACATGTACCGAGACGTTGAGGGAGATCGCAACTGGCACTGCCGAAGTGTCTGAACCAGtggaggagatcgagggATCCGCGATCGGGAGGCCAGAGCGAGGCCACCTTGCagtcgagagcgagagcaCTCCGCAGATGCTCCAGAGCGTGTTTGGGCTCGCAGACCAGGAGGAGCTTATCGAGGAGATGCACTGCTGGTTGCTCCGCACTGAGA TGCTACAGGGCTACATGTACCTCACGCGACGGCACATCTGCTTCTTCGCCAAGGTCAGTCAAACGGAGAACGACAAGACGATCAAGAGCGGTCCGTTGTGGAAGAAGGCCAGCCGGACCAAGATGAGCACCAGATTCTGGGTAACCCTTAGGAATGATGTCTTGTCCTGGTACGATAGTCCGAAC GACCCATACTTTCCCAAGGGCAATGTGTCGCTGCAATATGCACTCAACTGCGATCTCGTGGACGAGACGCGCTTTAAGGTTAGACTCCCCGAGCGCCACTACAACTTCCAGTCGGACACGCCAGCCAATGCCCAAGAGTGGGTGCGCGTCATCCAGAAGTCTATCGTCAAGCTGCAGAACGAAGGGCAAGGCGTCAAACTCATCATTCCGTGGGAGGCTGTGTACGAAGTAGAGAGAAGCCCCACGCTCGAGTTTGCCGAGACTATCGAG ATCAAGGTGGTTGATAGCGAGGACGCTATGTCGCTCGACAGCTACTTTTTCGCCTCTTTCCCAGACAACGACTACGCCTACGACCTCCTTCAGACGctcctgcgcgagcgcccTGTTTCGGAATTGCCGCCACCTGCTGCGCCACGTCCGAAGCCGACCGACCAGAAGCgcgactcgcgctcgaggttcAGCTTGACGAATCTGAGCTCGGCACTACCAATTCACATCCCCAAGTTTGCCAGTGATAAGAGGGACGCAGATCACGATCGTGTCCCAATAGCTCCTCCGACGGTTCTCGACCTACCTCAGTCAGGTACGGAATCGGTTGTGAACCACAGCGAGCCCAACTCGGAGAtgagcgaggacgatgaaGCAAAGCCGCGTATCAAGGGATATCCTCCGCGGCCGTCAGGACCAACCCCGCCAGGCATGGTGTCCACCCCGTCTGGCTGGGCAGCGACGGACTGGATCCGCCGCGGATCCGCGCAACTGTTCGGCCCGTCTCCGGGATCTCGGCTTCCCCCACCCAGGCGGAGAGTCACCCGCAGGGGATCAGTGACGGAGGTCGTTGAGGGGTATGCCTTCGAGAGCACGGACGAAAGTGACAGCGAGCCGGCTCGCTCGCGAACGAGACACTCGATCCCTAGACTCATGAGCACGGCCACTGAGCTATCCCTTCCCACACAGGAGGACTCAGTCGCCAAACAGTTCCGCAAAACCTTTGCGTTgccggagaaggagatccTCCTTGACC ACATGTCGGGAAGCCTATACCGCGTCCTGCCGGTGTCTGGCCGATTCTTCGTATCCACGAACTACTTCTGCTTCAGATCGTCTGGGCTCCTCAGCAAGACCAAG atgATCGTTCCCATCCGCCAGCTGTACGGCATGAAGGCGCAGAAGGCGTTCCGCTTCGGCCACCATgccctcatcgtcatcatcaAGGGGTATGAAGAGCTGTTCCTCGAGTTCCACTCTGCGGATAGACGCGACGAGCTTATgacgctgctcgaggagcggaTGGACGACGTCCGCGAAGCCGGTCAGGCGATCAAGGCGATCGAGACCACGCTCGGCGAGACTGCCGCTCTCACTGACGATATGGGCGGCAGCGTGCAGGCTGACGCAGCGATCGGCTCTATGTTCGATTCGGCCACCAGCTCGTTTTTACAGTTCAAGCCCGAGCCGATGACCATTGTGTGCCTTACCATCGGAAGCCGCGGCGACGTGCAGCCGTACATTGCACTGTGCAAGGGGCTGCAGGCCGAAGGGCATACGTGCCGCATCGCGACTCACGCTGAGTACCAGGCCTGGGTGGAGGGA CATGGCATTGGATTCGCACCTGTAGGCGGCGACCCGGCCAAGCTCATGGAGCTATGCGTCGACAACGGCATGTTCACTATCTCGTtcctcaaggagggccTGCAGATG TTCCGTGGCTGGTTAGACGAGCTCTTGAACGAGTCGTGGCTGGCGTGCCAAGGCGCTGACCTTCTCATTGAGTCTCCCAGCGCCATGGCAGGCATCCACATTGCCGACGCACTGCGCATCCCGTACTACCGCGCGTTTACGATGCCGTGGACGCGCACGCGGGCGTACCCGCAGGCGTTTGCTGTGCCAGAGCACAAGCGTGGCGGGAGCTACAACTACATGACGTACGTCATGTTCGACAACGTCTTCTGGCGTGCAATTGCGGGACAGGTCAATCATTGGCGCAAGAACGTGCTCAAGATTGACGCGACGACCTTTGACAAGATGGCACAGGATAAAGTGCCATTCTTATACAACTTCTCACCTTCAGTGGTCCCACCTCCGATGGACTGGACCGAGTGGATACACGTTTGCGGCTACTGGTTCTTGGACAATGCAGACGGCAAGAAGGACTGGACACCGCCGGATGGAATCGTGGACTTTATCGAGAATGCGCACGCGAGAGGCAAGAAGGTCGTGTACATTGGCTTTGGCTCAATCGTTGTCTCGGACCCGCAGGAGATGACGCGCTGCGTCGTGCAGGGTGTTATGGACTCTGGCGTATGCGCGATCCTGAGCAAGGGATGGTCGGACCGTGGGAGCCGGGGTAAGACCAACCATTCCGAGGTGGGCGATTCGATAGCAGATGGCgcggacggcgtcgagcttcCACCAGAGATCTTCTCCGTTGACGCAATCGACCACTCCTGGTTATTCCCACGCATCGACGCCGCATGCCaccacggcggcgcgggcacGACGGCCGCGTCATTGCGTGCAGGCATCCCCACGATCATCAAGCCCTTTTTCGGCGACCAGTTCTTCTGGGCTGAGCGTGTCGAGTCCCTCGGTGTCGGCACAGGCCTGAGACAGCTCACATATGAGGGACTCGCGAGAGCGCTTGTCGAAGCCACGACGAACGAGCGGCAGATCGCTAAAGCCAAGATCGTTGGACAGACCATTCGCGCTGAGGATGGCGTCCAGCGCGCCATCGAAGCGATCTACCGGGACCTCGAGTACGCGCGTTCCCTTATCCCTCATGAGGAGGACCCTTACTCAATCCGGGCTGGGCTCCCGCTCACGCTGTCGCGTACGCCATCGCGGCAGGACAGCTCACACACCCCCTCCCGCTCAGGCAGCCACACGCACTCTCGCACGTCGAGCCTCGGCGACATCCTCActcactcgcactcgcgcaCCCGCAGCACCGAGGGCATGCGCTCCGACGGGAGCTGGAGCGTCGTCAGTGACGGCGGGGCGAGTCAcagcgactcggacgaacaccaccaccgcgtTCCCGTTCTCGGCAGTCTCGTCGGCCACATCAGCTCGGCGATCAaccgcgccgagacgcgcAAGTAG
- a CDS encoding uncharacterized protein (NADH-ubiquinone oxidoreductase B18 subunit (NDUFB7)) yields the protein MAASTTASETEMKANRLPLGWRDQCSSLLIPLNICRHKNDYLTWKCDDERHSYEKCQYDDYVRRMKDLVKQKREADE from the exons ATGGCCGCGTCGACCACCGCCTCCGAGACCGAGATGAAGGCGAACCGCCTCCCCCTGGGCTGGCGTGACCAGTGCTCTTC cctcctcatccccctGAACATCTGCCGCCACAAGAACGACTACCTGACATGGAAGTGCGATGACGAGAGGCACAGCTACGAGAAGTGCCAGTACGACGA ctACGTGCGCCGCATGAAGGATCTCGTCAAGCagaagcgcgaggcagACGAGTAG